The following DNA comes from Curtobacterium sp. 9128.
CGAGTGCGGCGTCGAGGGCCACGCGATCGCGGACGTCGCCGTGCACGAACGCGATGCCGCGCCGCTCGTGGTCGGCGACGACGTCGGCGGGGTCCCCGTGCACGTCGGCGCGGAGGGAGTCGAGCACCCGCACCTCGTGGCCGTCGGCCAGGGCGCGGCGGACGATCGCGGAGCCGATGAAGCCCGCGCCGCCGGTGACGAGCAGGCGGGTCATGCCGTCCTCGCGATGATCGTGGCGCTCGCCGCTGCCGGGACGAGTTCCCGCGGTGTGAAGTCGTCGGGGATCGAACCGACGATGCTCCCGATCGCGCCGACGATGACCTCGTTCGCGCGGGCGAGGCGTTCCATCACGAGGGCGTGGGTCACGGGGGCCTCGGTGCTCTTCGCCGCGTCGGCTTCGCTCGGCGCCAGCCCCGCGTCGGCGTCCGTCACGAACGACAGGTTCACCGTGCCGATCCCGAGCTCGGCGGCCAGGGGGACCTCCGGCGTCATCGTCATGTTGATCGTGTGCCCGCCGGCCTCGCGCATCCACACCGACTCGGCTCGGGTCGAGAACCGCGGCCCCTGGATGACGACACAGGTGCCGGTCGGTCGGAACGGGACGTCCAGTGCAGCGACCGCGTCGACGGCGACCCGACGGAGGACGGGGTCGAACGGGTCGGCGAACGACAGGTGCTGCACCTGGTCCTCGAAGAACGTGTCGGCGCGGCCCCAGGTCCGGTCGATGAGCTGGTCCGTCACCACGAAGGTCCCGGGGGCGTAGTCGGGGTGCAGGCCGCCGACGGCGCTCGACGACACGATCGCGCGGACGCCGAGGGACCGCAGCGCCCAGACGTTCGCGCGGTGGTTGATCAGGTGCGGTGCCACCGAGTGCTCGCGGCCGTGCCGGGTGAGGAACGCGACGCGCTTGCCCGCCATCGTCCCCACGGTGACGGGGGAGGAGGTCGGCCCG
Coding sequences within:
- a CDS encoding MTAP family purine nucleoside phosphorylase — translated: MTATIGVIGGSGLYELFAPGTADEMDVETPFGPTSSPVTVGTMAGKRVAFLTRHGREHSVAPHLINHRANVWALRSLGVRAIVSSSAVGGLHPDYAPGTFVVTDQLIDRTWGRADTFFEDQVQHLSFADPFDPVLRRVAVDAVAALDVPFRPTGTCVVIQGPRFSTRAESVWMREAGGHTINMTMTPEVPLAAELGIGTVNLSFVTDADAGLAPSEADAAKSTEAPVTHALVMERLARANEVIVGAIGSIVGSIPDDFTPRELVPAAASATIIARTA